In one window of Helianthus annuus cultivar XRQ/B chromosome 17, HanXRQr2.0-SUNRISE, whole genome shotgun sequence DNA:
- the LOC110925420 gene encoding extensin-like, with protein MGDSQHPVSEVTSAPIPPLPPQSFGEPIPAFNAAQFNPFEPTFPTGYDFTGDPYWLASGYNSLQQENTFGGPWATGPSTFGFPPQGYQQPQPQQYQPPQPPQYQPPPPAPMMSPPQVQEILQGINDVRRELRHEMREDRRHNRGMFKKMVDLIKGKGKKDY; from the coding sequence atgggagattCTCAGCATCCCGTCTCGGAGGTCACTTCTGCACCTATTCCTCCGCTACCGCCGCAGAGCTTCGGAGAGCCCATTCCTGCATTTAATGCAGCGCAGTTTAACCCGTTTGAGCCGACGTTTCCCACGGGTTATGATTTCACGGGAGATCCTTATTGGCTAGCCTCGGGCTACAACTCTCTCCAGCAGGAGAacacttttggaggtccctgggctacgggaccatCGACTTTTGGTTTCCCACCACAGGGAtaccagcagccacagccacAACAGTATCAGCCTCCACAGCCACcacagtaccagccaccgccgccggcgcctatgatgtcgccgccacaGGTCCAAGAGATCCTGCAAGGGATCAATGATGTGCGGCGTGAGCTGAGACATGAGATGAGAGAAGATCGCCGCCATAACCGCGGGATGTTCAAGAAAATGGTGGATTTGataaagggtaagggtaagaaggattattGA